Proteins from a single region of Desulfobacterales bacterium:
- a CDS encoding Rpn family recombination-promoting nuclease/putative transposase — MEIRLYNDIVFKWIFGRQEYTRPLICLLNAVVCYENEEPKFSEVQILNPFDRSEPFTNEKQGILDIRAKDTVSGEWIDLEIQVLYSESYPQRSKYYLAGMYRDQLKKSKDINYDELTPCYGIHIFVDTLFDDKEDEKFWFNHYTMLNTRTHKPLVNHWHLYYIELGKFLKCFKENNSGKELEQWSFFLGTIQDSSKQLESFLDNNETIKEVFEMLQTFTRDDQLREQYRLHEEWLRAQRTEQAIKEKFKKQYIAEKSAKEAALREKTAALREKTAALREKERERQEKEREKQEKE; from the coding sequence ATGGAGATAAGATTATATAATGACATTGTGTTTAAATGGATTTTCGGCAGACAAGAATATACTCGACCTTTAATTTGTTTGCTGAATGCGGTAGTGTGTTATGAAAATGAAGAACCGAAATTTTCAGAAGTGCAAATTTTAAATCCATTTGACAGGTCAGAGCCATTTACGAATGAAAAACAGGGAATACTTGATATTAGAGCGAAGGATACAGTAAGCGGAGAATGGATAGACCTTGAAATTCAAGTGTTATATAGTGAAAGTTATCCCCAGCGTTCTAAATATTATCTTGCAGGAATGTATCGTGACCAGTTAAAAAAAAGCAAAGATATCAATTATGACGAACTGACGCCATGTTACGGTATCCATATTTTTGTAGATACACTTTTTGACGATAAAGAAGATGAAAAATTTTGGTTTAATCATTATACTATGCTCAATACCAGAACCCATAAGCCTTTAGTAAACCATTGGCATTTGTATTATATTGAACTGGGTAAGTTTTTAAAATGCTTTAAAGAAAACAACTCTGGAAAAGAACTGGAACAATGGAGTTTTTTTCTTGGAACAATTCAAGATAGTTCAAAACAGCTTGAGAGCTTCTTAGACAATAATGAAACGATAAAGGAGGTGTTTGAGATGTTACAGACCTTTACGAGAGATGATCAACTTAGAGAACAGTATCGATTGCATGAAGAGTGGTTAAGGGCTCAGAGAACTGAACAAGCAATAAAAGAAAAATTTAAAAAGCAATATATCGCTGAAAAATCGGCTAAAGAAGCGGCTTTGCGAGAAAAAACAGCGGCTTTACGAGAAAAAACAGCGGCTTTGCGAGAAAAAGAACGAGAAAGACAGGAAAAAGAACGAGAAAAACAGGAAAAAGAAAA
- a CDS encoding DUF2997 domain-containing protein has protein sequence MAKRTEIEVEIDEQGDVKIEVKGIKGKACLDYADIFQNVLGPIKEQRLTSEYYEQSSNILSQIRRKVGF, from the coding sequence ATGGCAAAAAGAACTGAAATAGAAGTTGAAATAGATGAACAAGGAGATGTAAAAATTGAGGTTAAAGGTATAAAAGGAAAAGCCTGTCTTGACTATGCAGATATATTTCAAAATGTATTAGGCCCAATTAAAGAACAAAGACTTACATCAGAATATTATGAGCAATCGTCTAATATTTTAAGTCAAATACGAAGAAAGGTCGGGTTTTAA
- a CDS encoding tetratricopeptide repeat protein, translated as MSRFEWLEVSDKKKEEIDTNKNEEVYDEDYYMNLASEKFDEGNYELALRYYSRVLNLNINSQGAWLGQLLCLIDLGEYNESITWADKALELFAGDPEITAVKALAFGRLGDFDKAAAFSDASLKYAKQSYFVWWVRGDIFIISNPNNSEFCFRKALELAHNDASLFLRIGKTFLSMDKPIKAKEFLFKAKTANQDNSLIWYWLGIAYQSLGEFDEAEKCLQRALELKPSNDEFQAALNKIRHTSATTKLYFKIKKLFQ; from the coding sequence ATGAGTAGATTTGAATGGCTTGAAGTATCCGACAAGAAAAAAGAAGAAATAGATACTAATAAAAATGAAGAAGTCTATGATGAAGATTATTATATGAATCTTGCCAGCGAAAAATTCGATGAAGGAAATTATGAATTAGCTTTGCGGTATTATTCAAGGGTATTAAATTTAAATATAAACTCTCAAGGAGCTTGGTTAGGACAACTTTTATGTCTTATTGATTTGGGAGAGTATAATGAATCCATTACATGGGCTGATAAAGCTTTAGAATTATTTGCTGGAGACCCTGAAATTACTGCTGTAAAGGCTCTTGCTTTTGGAAGGCTTGGAGATTTTGATAAAGCTGCGGCTTTTTCAGACGCTTCTTTAAAATACGCTAAACAAAGTTATTTTGTATGGTGGGTAAGAGGAGATATATTTATAATTTCAAATCCTAATAATTCTGAATTTTGTTTTCGCAAAGCTTTAGAATTAGCACATAATGATGCAAGTCTATTTCTCCGCATCGGAAAAACTTTTTTAAGCATGGATAAACCAATTAAAGCAAAAGAATTTTTATTTAAAGCTAAAACGGCAAATCAGGATAATTCTCTTATATGGTATTGGCTTGGGATAGCCTATCAAAGTTTAGGAGAATTTGACGAAGCTGAAAAATGTTTGCAAAGAGCTTTAGAATTAAAACCAAGTAATGACGAATTTCAAGCAGCTCTCAATAAAATAAGGCATACAAGCGCCACAACAAAACTTTATTTTAAAATAAAAAAACTCTTTCAATAA
- a CDS encoding DUF1257 domain-containing protein, whose amino-acid sequence MSCIFIISSAVVAGWPTFCAAAGVAAASLGFKILKDENMYQATEVNVEKKVELDIEGSEVLTDRVRPDDEMIFSKDDIKVHIYKDPRGRCAMHVYGIGKSDEELKEQGTHLIHKIKQQYAYQKVTQELKNKGFSITQEELTQEGRIRLSLRKFE is encoded by the coding sequence ATGTCTTGTATTTTTATAATTAGTTCAGCAGTTGTAGCCGGATGGCCAACATTTTGTGCAGCGGCAGGGGTTGCAGCCGCTTCGTTAGGATTTAAAATTCTCAAAGACGAAAACATGTATCAAGCAACAGAAGTAAATGTTGAAAAAAAAGTTGAGTTAGATATTGAAGGGAGCGAAGTTTTAACAGATCGTGTAAGGCCTGACGATGAAATGATATTTAGCAAAGATGATATAAAAGTTCATATCTATAAAGACCCAAGAGGCAGATGTGCGATGCATGTTTATGGAATTGGTAAATCTGACGAGGAATTAAAAGAACAGGGAACTCATCTGATACATAAAATAAAACAACAATACGCTTATCAAAAAGTTACACAGGAATTAAAAAACAAGGGGTTTTCAATTACCCAGGAAGAATTAACCCAAGAAGGAAGAATAAGACTTAGTTTAAGAAAATTTGAATAA
- a CDS encoding AAA family ATPase codes for MITNIVEEIETLVRARYPFIVIETYEELRAEKVIETIAKQRDKKIFCWSITRGIYEHNVSMQSKKGSDIATRDPLAALDSIIQMIEPAVYILKDFHPYLNDPAITRKLREVGHYIKSSYKTIVFISPRFKIPMELEKEMTIIDFPLPGLNEIEKLLDDTIKDVNDNTSINIDPKKVPNEQLAKAALGLTLSEVENVFAKSLVRGGRLTLSDIPTILSEKEQIIKKSGILEYYSAQESFGDIGGLENLKNWLSKRRLAFSEKAKNFGLPFPKGVLLLGVQGCGKSLCAKAVSSLWQLPLLRFDVGRVFSSLVGSSEENIRKAISSAESVAPTILWIDEIEKAFAGMSSSGMSDGGTTSRVFGNFLTWLQEKTSPVFVMATSNNIKTLPPELLRKGRLDEIFFIDLPTDKEREVIIKIHLDKRKRNSALFDIKSIAKETKGFNGAEIEQAIISALFESFEKQEELTADMIIKSVHETVPLSVTMKEDIDALRSWASLRARRASFEEKEEEIKLERKYEF; via the coding sequence TTGATAACGAATATAGTAGAAGAAATTGAAACCCTTGTAAGAGCTCGTTATCCTTTTATTGTTATTGAGACATACGAAGAATTAAGAGCTGAAAAAGTTATTGAAACAATAGCTAAGCAAAGGGATAAAAAAATATTTTGTTGGTCAATTACGCGTGGAATTTATGAGCATAACGTATCTATGCAATCAAAAAAAGGTTCAGACATTGCAACTCGCGACCCTTTAGCTGCGCTGGACAGTATAATACAAATGATTGAACCGGCAGTATATATATTAAAAGATTTTCATCCTTATTTAAATGACCCTGCTATTACAAGAAAATTAAGGGAAGTTGGTCATTATATTAAGAGCAGTTATAAAACAATTGTCTTTATATCCCCGAGATTTAAAATACCTATGGAGCTTGAAAAAGAAATGACCATCATTGATTTTCCGCTGCCGGGTTTAAATGAGATAGAAAAACTTTTAGACGATACAATAAAAGACGTAAATGATAATACAAGCATTAATATCGATCCTAAAAAAGTTCCGAATGAGCAGTTAGCAAAAGCAGCTTTAGGACTTACTTTAAGTGAGGTTGAGAATGTATTTGCAAAATCACTCGTTAGAGGTGGAAGACTCACTTTATCCGATATTCCAACTATTTTAAGCGAAAAAGAACAAATTATAAAAAAATCAGGAATTCTTGAATATTATTCTGCTCAAGAAAGCTTCGGAGACATAGGAGGACTTGAAAACCTTAAAAACTGGCTTTCTAAACGACGTCTTGCATTTAGCGAAAAAGCCAAAAATTTTGGTCTTCCATTCCCAAAAGGAGTTCTTCTTTTAGGGGTTCAAGGATGTGGAAAAAGTCTTTGTGCTAAAGCTGTATCAAGTTTATGGCAATTACCTCTTTTAAGGTTTGATGTTGGAAGGGTTTTTTCAAGTCTTGTAGGTTCGTCAGAAGAAAATATAAGGAAAGCTATTTCTTCAGCTGAATCAGTGGCTCCAACTATTTTATGGATAGATGAGATTGAAAAGGCATTCGCAGGAATGAGTAGTTCAGGTATGTCTGATGGAGGAACTACTTCCCGTGTTTTTGGAAATTTTCTAACATGGTTGCAGGAAAAAACTTCTCCTGTATTTGTTATGGCAACTTCCAACAATATAAAAACCTTGCCTCCTGAATTATTGCGAAAAGGACGTTTAGATGAAATATTCTTTATTGACCTTCCAACAGACAAAGAACGAGAAGTGATTATCAAAATTCATCTTGATAAAAGAAAAAGAAACTCTGCTTTGTTTGATATAAAAAGTATAGCAAAAGAAACAAAAGGTTTTAACGGAGCAGAGATTGAACAAGCAATAATATCAGCCTTGTTTGAAAGCTTTGAAAAACAGGAAGAACTTACAGCAGATATGATTATTAAATCTGTCCATGAAACTGTTCCCCTTTCGGTTACAATGAAAGAAGATATTGACGCACTAAGAAGTTGGGCTTCATTAAGGGCAAGACGAGCGTCTTTTGAAGAAAAAGAAGAAGAAATAAAATTAGAAAGAAAATATGAATTCTAA